Proteins encoded together in one Amblyomma americanum isolate KBUSLIRL-KWMA chromosome 1, ASM5285725v1, whole genome shotgun sequence window:
- the LOC144094210 gene encoding uncharacterized protein LOC144094210, with amino-acid sequence MKVLVLAVALSCLVVTVLAGGFYHFGGGHGGGFGGGYGGGFGGGYGGGHGGGHGGGHGGHGFGSSGLFFVKGPGGYGHGFHGLEAVKGPTYFVSTEQYVKKISPGFVGKHYHH; translated from the exons ATGAAGGTCCTG GTACTCGCTGTGGCGCTCTCCTGCCTAGTCGTCACCGTCCTGGCCGGCGGTTTCTACCACTTCGGAGGTGGGCATGGAGGCGGCTTCGGAGGAGGCTACGGAGGCGGCTTCGGAGGTGGCTATGGAGGTGGCCACGGGGGTGGCCACGGGGGTGGCCACGGAGGCCACGGCTTCGGTTCAAGCGGCCTCTTCTTCGTGAAGGGACCAGGAGGATATGGCCACGGCTTCCACGGTCTCGAAGCTGTCAAGGGTCCCACATATTTTGTGAGCACGGAACAGTACGTTAAGAAGATTTCCCCAGGATTCGTTGGCAAGCACTACCATCATTAG